Genomic segment of Streptomyces sp. NA02950:
CCAAGGGAAGGTGCAACAGGTATGCGACTGGCTGAGCTCAGCGAGCGCAGCGGAGTGTCCACCGCGACGATCAAGTACTACCTGCGCGAGGGGCTGCTGCCGCAGGGCGAGCGGATCACCGCCACCAAGGCGGAGTACGGCGAGGAGCACCTGCGCAGACTTCGGCTGGTCCGGGCGCTCATCCAGGTCGGCCGGATGCCGGTGGCCACCGCCCGCCAGGTGCTGGACGCCGCCGAGGACGAGTCGCTCAGCGAGAACACCCGGATGGGAGCGGCGGTCTGGGCGCTGCCGCACGGCCCCGAGCCCGACGACGACGACCCCGGAACGGCGCTCGCCCGCGAACAGGCGGACACCCTGCTGGAGCGGCTGGAGTGGACGCACTGCCGTCAGCTGGGCGACACCTCCCCCGCGTACCGGATGCTGGTGTCGGGCATCGCGACCCTGGACCGCCTCGGATATCCGCATGAGACCGACCACTTGCAGCTGCACGCCCGGCTCGCGGCCGAACTGGCCGTCGCGGACCTGGATCTGGTGGAGACCTACGCACCACAGGAGCGGATCGAGGCGGTCGTCGCACTGACCGTGTTGTACGAACCGGTGCTGCTGAGCCTGCGGCGGCTGGCGGAGACCGAGGAGTCCCACCGCCGTTTCGACACCTGAGGGAGCGCGTTTCCGGGCACCGCCCCGGGCCCCGGCCCCGGATACGCGAAAGGCCCTCCGCGCATTGCGGAGGGCCTTTCTTCTGTACCCCCGACCGGATTCGAACCGGCGCTACCGCCTTGAGAGGGCGGCGTGCTAGGCCGCTACACAACGGGGGCCTGATCAGCACAAGCTGTACTGCGCTGGGCTACCAGGACTCGAACCTAGACTAAATGAACCAGAATCACTCGTGCTGCCAATTACACCATAGCCCATGGTATAGACCAGTACCCCCGACCGGATTCGAACCGGCGCTACCGCCTTGAGAGGGCGGCGTGCTAGGCCGCTACACAACGGGGGCCCTAGCGATCTCTCGTTTCCGAGAAGATCCGTACCCCCGACCGGATTCGAACCGGCGCTACTGCCTTGAGAGGGCAGCGTGCTAGGCCGCTACACAACGGGGGCTTGGTCCTGCTTTGATCAAGAGATCTCCGGAGAATTCCGCGAAGCTCTCTTGCTGGGGTACCAGGACTCGAACCTAGACTAAGTGAACCAGAATCACTCGTGCTGCCAATTACACCATACCCCACCAAAACGCCACCCCCGTAGGGGTCTTGTCTGGTTCGCGCCTCCGGTCCGGCCTGGCGGCCCGCCCGTCCGGCGCAGGAAGAACATTACCCGATGGTGGACGGGCCACCAAAACGGATTCGTCCTGCGGGGGCGCCGCGAGCCGGGCACCCGGCGCCCCGTGGACTCACGCCGCCAGCTTCGCCAGCGCCGCGTCGATCCGGGCGAGTGTGCGCTCGCGCCCCAGGATTTCCAGCGATTCGAACAGCGGCAGACCGACCGTACGGCCGGTGACCGCGACCCGCACCGGGGCCTGGGCCTTGCCCAGCTTGAGGCCGTGCTCCTCACCGGCCGCGAGCACCGCCTCCTTGAGCGGCTCGGCCGCCCACTCCGCCTCGGCCAGCCTGGCCCGGGCCGTGGTGAGCAGCGCGTCCGCGCCCGGCTTCATGGCCTTCGCCCAGGACGCCTCGTCCGCCACCGGCTCCGCCAGAAAGAGGAAGTCGACGTTGGCCGTGATGTCGGACAGCACCGTCAGCCGGGTCTGGGCCAGCGGCGCCAGCGCCTCGAAGGCCGCGGTGTCGAACCGCTCGGGGGCCCAGGGCGCGTGCGGCGCCTGGAGCCAGGGAGCGCACGCCTCGATGAACGCCTTCACGTCCAGCCGCCGGATGTGATCGGCGTTGATCGCCTCCGCCTTCTTCAGGTCGAAGCGGGCCGGGTTGGCGTTCACGTCCGCGATGTCGAACGCCGCGACCATCTCGTCGATCGAGAACACGTCCCGGTCGGCCGAGAGGGAC
This window contains:
- a CDS encoding MerR family transcriptional regulator, with protein sequence MRLAELSERSGVSTATIKYYLREGLLPQGERITATKAEYGEEHLRRLRLVRALIQVGRMPVATARQVLDAAEDESLSENTRMGAAVWALPHGPEPDDDDPGTALAREQADTLLERLEWTHCRQLGDTSPAYRMLVSGIATLDRLGYPHETDHLQLHARLAAELAVADLDLVETYAPQERIEAVVALTVLYEPVLLSLRRLAETEESHRRFDT